A section of the Mastomys coucha isolate ucsf_1 unplaced genomic scaffold, UCSF_Mcou_1 pScaffold15, whole genome shotgun sequence genome encodes:
- the LOC116092162 gene encoding olfactory receptor 5D14-like, translating to MERNVSVEIIFVLLGFTDYPELQTPLFLTFLFMYIIIVVGNLGMIVLINIDPKFYTPMYFFLSHLSFVDLGYSTIIIPKLLENLVLADKTILYFPCMLQYFLSCVALVAESYLLAVMAYDRFVAICNPLLYTVAMSQRLCILLVTGSYIWSTFETLILLCYALQLKFSRYNVINHFFCEYTAVIAVSSSDIHIPSLLLFCFATFNEVSTLLIILTSYVFIFMTVLKIKSASGRRKAFSTCASHLAAITVFHGTILSLYCVPNSKNSRNAVKIASVFYAVLNPLLNPLIYSLRNKNVKEVFWKLVSTSLKFPLH from the coding sequence ATGGAAAGAAACGTGAGTGTGGAGATTATCTTTGTCCTGTTGGGCTTCACAGACTACCCTGAACTTCAAACCCCCCTTTTCCTAACCTTTCTCTTCATGTACATCATCATTGTAGTGGGAAACCTTGGGATGATCGTGCTCATCAATATCGACCCTAAGTTCTAcactcccatgtacttcttccttaGCCACCTTTCCTTTGTTGACTTGGGCTACTCAACCATCATCATACCCAAGCTGCTTGAAAACTTGGTCCTGGCTGATAAAACTATACTCTACTTCCCCTGCATGTTGCAGTACTTCCTgtcctgtgtagctctggtggCTGAGTCCTACTTGCTAGCAGTTATGGCCTATGATCGTTTCGTAGCCATCTGTAATCCTTTGCTGTACACTGTGGCCATGTCACAGAGGCTGTGCATCCTGCTTGTGACTGGGTCATATATCTGGAGCACCTTTGAAACGTTGATTCTCCTTTGCTATGCTCTGCAGCTAAAGTTTTCAAGATATAATGTGATCAACCACTTCTTCTGTGAGTACACTGCCGTCATTGCTGTCTCTAGTTCTGATATACACATCCCCAGCCTGCTACTCTTTTGTTTTGCAACCTTCAATGAAGTGAGTACACTCCTGATCATTCTCACTTCTTATGTGTTCATTTTCATGACAGTATTGAAAATCAAATCTGCTAGTGGACGTCGCAAAGCCTTCTCTACCTGTGCCTCCCACTTGGCTGCTATCACTGTTTTTCATGGAACCATACTTTCCTTGTACTGTGTACCTAACTCCAAAAATTCTAGGAATGCAGTCAAAATAGCCTCTGTATTTTATGCAGTTCTCAACCCCTTGCTTAACCCTCTTATCTACAGCttgagaaacaagaatgtgaaggAGGTTTTTTGGAAATTAGTGAGTACTTCACTGAAGTTCCCACTTCACTGA
- the LOC116092163 gene encoding olfactory receptor 5D18-like: MNSVISSNRSQRWNEGNRSMVSSFILLAFSEFPNLQLPLFLVFLIMYTVTVLENLGMIFIIRMNPKLHTPMYFFLSHLSFVDFCYTSVIAPKLLELLIVEDKSISFEGCMVQYFLGCTFVIIEMFMLAVMAYDRFVAVCNPLLYTVAMSHELCSILVVVTYIWAGIFSSTLTYILLQLSYCGPNVINHFCCEYSALLSVSCSDTSFSQMACLVISMFNEACCLLIIITSYVFIVVTVIKIPTKGAFRKAFSTCASHLTAIGVCHGIVLLLYCVLKSKSSLFLVKVATVFHSMVIPMLNPLIYSLRNKDVKETVRKLFYLKCIFHSI, encoded by the coding sequence ATGAATTCTGTAATATCTTCTAACAGAAGCCAAAGGTGGAATGAGGGAAATCGAAGCATggtgtcttcttttattttgttggccTTTTCAGAATTTCCAAACCTCCAATTGCCCCTGTTCCTGGTATTTTTGATCATGTACACAGTTACTGTGTTGGAAAACCTTGGTATGATTTTTATCATCAGAATGAATCCCAAACTCCACACTCCTATGTACTTTTTTCTCAGCCACTTATCCTTTGTTGATTTTTGCTACACTTCTGTAATTGCACCAAAGCTGTTAGAGCTCTTGATTGTAGAAGACAAATCAATCTCCTTTGAAGGGTGTATGGTTCAATATTTTCTTGGGTGTACATTTGTTATTATAGAGATGTTCATGTTAGCAGTGATGGCCTATGACAGGTTTGTGGCTGTTTGTAACCCTCTGCTCTATACTGTTGCTATGTCTCATGAGCTCTGCTCCATCCTGGTTGTAGTTACTTACATATGGGCTGGAATATTTTCCTCAACTCTCACATATATTCTTTTGCAGCTCTCTTACTGTGGACCTAATGTCATCAATCACTTTTGCTGTGAGTATTCTGCCCTCCTTTCTGTGTCCTGCTCAGATACCTCCTTCAGCCAAATGGCATGTCTGGTCATTTCTATGTTTAATGAGGCTTGTTGCCTCCTGATCATCATCACCTCCTATGTTTTCATAGTTGTCACTGTCATCAAAATTCCCACTAAGGGGGCCTTCCGAAAAGCATTTTCCACCTGTGCTTCCCATCTCACAGCTATTGGTGTCTGTCATGGGATCGTTCTTCTACTATACTGTGTGCTCAAATCCAAAAGCTCACTGTTTCTTGTGAAAGTAGCCACTGTGTTCCACAGCATGGTCATCCCTATGCTGAATCCCCTCATCTACAGCCTCAGAAATAAAGATGTTAAGGAGACTGTCAGAAAGTTATTCTAcctgaaatgtatttttcattcaatataa